A genomic region of Rheinheimera sp. MMS21-TC3 contains the following coding sequences:
- a CDS encoding secretin N-terminal domain-containing protein, with protein MSTESNDHKDKLKSNFSINESFLKQEQAIVSNNAVDKKEADLQEFAEHQIDSMGAIERGSPLLTQLPHFATSAPIKVAVNEMEVPQLAHYVFGELLSLSYVLSSEVEQMREKLVLSIQQDVSPQELFQITRQVLSQQKVEVYTKDNIIYVNKASNRVLDRSIGIGRNLEDLPESGDDVIQLVPYVYNSSRSIISILGKLTNAKAYSDNTNRLLVMEGKRADIERALQIVNMLDVPHARGRDIRMLSMVYLSPDALIGQMEELMKAEGLQIGEDIAMVPINRLNAVVVYSGNSTLGDRVSMWARMLDVATGGESERMYVYRPNFAKASDLVKSLQAVLGSMTSGIVNNNPNQASGNIASTKSGTGSIRITADESQNAIVINTSPSKYQEVLALLEQLDRMPGQVALQVIVAEVELSDNVSAGIDWFYDSKANHTKSATLGLKSTTGSLSFLGFNGNWNVALQMLASKTNTRVLARPYLVVRDGESASINSGQQVPIITEFRESDSSDNVRTSVQYRSTGISLSVTPIINADGVVSLQISQETSKSSPNTLSSIPSPTITSRSISTNVLAGNGQTIILGGLIQEDLNENDSRVPLLGDIPILGRLFQTKGNDFSRSELMVLITPRIIKDTTELDEFGRKLSELYSFPINQ; from the coding sequence GTGTCAACCGAATCTAATGATCATAAAGATAAGTTAAAAAGTAACTTCAGCATTAATGAGTCTTTTTTAAAACAAGAGCAAGCTATAGTATCAAATAATGCAGTTGACAAAAAAGAAGCTGATTTACAGGAGTTTGCAGAGCATCAGATCGATAGTATGGGGGCGATAGAAAGAGGATCGCCTTTATTAACTCAGTTGCCTCATTTCGCAACTAGTGCACCAATTAAAGTGGCTGTTAATGAGATGGAAGTGCCACAACTAGCTCATTATGTTTTTGGTGAGTTGTTGTCGCTAAGCTATGTTTTATCATCTGAAGTTGAACAAATGCGAGAAAAATTGGTACTTAGCATTCAGCAAGATGTGAGCCCGCAGGAGTTATTTCAAATAACCCGTCAGGTGTTAAGCCAGCAAAAAGTTGAGGTGTATACTAAAGATAACATTATCTACGTTAACAAAGCGTCTAACCGTGTACTTGATCGCTCTATAGGCATAGGCCGTAACTTAGAAGATTTGCCTGAATCTGGTGACGATGTTATTCAATTAGTACCCTATGTATATAATTCATCTCGTTCTATTATTAGCATTTTAGGTAAACTGACTAACGCTAAAGCCTACTCTGATAATACTAATCGATTATTAGTAATGGAAGGTAAAAGAGCTGATATAGAGCGTGCCTTACAAATAGTGAATATGCTAGATGTGCCTCATGCAAGAGGGCGCGATATACGAATGCTTAGTATGGTGTATTTATCACCTGATGCCCTTATTGGGCAAATGGAAGAACTTATGAAAGCAGAAGGTCTTCAAATTGGTGAAGATATTGCTATGGTACCAATTAATAGACTAAATGCTGTTGTTGTTTATTCTGGAAATAGTACTTTAGGCGACCGCGTTAGTATGTGGGCGCGTATGCTCGATGTGGCAACTGGTGGTGAAAGCGAGCGAATGTATGTTTATCGGCCTAATTTTGCTAAAGCAAGCGATTTAGTTAAAAGTCTTCAAGCGGTTTTAGGCTCAATGACGAGTGGTATTGTTAATAATAACCCCAATCAAGCCAGTGGCAACATTGCTAGCACTAAAAGTGGAACCGGTAGTATTAGGATCACCGCTGATGAGAGTCAAAATGCGATTGTTATAAACACATCACCGAGTAAATACCAAGAGGTGTTAGCTTTATTAGAGCAGTTAGATAGGATGCCAGGGCAAGTAGCTTTACAGGTGATTGTTGCAGAAGTTGAATTGTCAGACAATGTATCTGCAGGTATAGATTGGTTTTATGATTCTAAAGCTAATCATACTAAATCTGCTACTTTAGGCTTAAAGTCTACTACAGGCTCATTATCATTTTTAGGTTTTAATGGTAACTGGAACGTAGCTTTACAAATGTTAGCAAGTAAAACGAATACTCGTGTACTAGCTAGGCCCTATTTGGTAGTGCGAGATGGCGAAAGTGCCAGTATTAACTCAGGACAACAAGTGCCAATTATTACTGAGTTTAGAGAATCAGACTCTTCTGATAATGTGCGAACAAGTGTACAGTATCGCTCTACTGGTATTTCTTTATCTGTTACGCCTATTATTAATGCCGACGGTGTAGTGAGTTTACAAATATCGCAAGAAACGTCAAAAAGCAGCCCTAATACTCTGTCGAGCATACCTTCTCCGACTATTACTTCGCGCAGTATTAGCACTAATGTTTTAGCAGGTAATGGCCAAACTATTATTTTAGGTGGTTTGATTCAGGAAGATTTAAATGAGAATGACAGTAGAGTTCCTCTGTTAGGTGATATACCCATTTTAGGGAGATTATTTCAAACTAAGGGTAATGACTTTTCTCGTTCTGAGCTAATGGTGCTAATTACACCAAGAATAATTAAAGATACTACAGAGTTAGATGAATTTGGGCGTAAGCTATCTGAGTTATATAGTTTTCCAATAAACCAATAA
- a CDS encoding PilN domain-containing protein has product MKALSKMFTRPRQLKGENSKNSKFLSASQRIRVLPKQQYTEFQRSYKAALTDLPKLIRNELKVLASSGSKAIWKVQSNENGRYQVLYALLPAKVIADIPNGWHILIPETWLLYRLLVKKKLYKVQAKTPYWAWLADSNQLHLTPIQGLMVNQSYFLDALGENSKGINPELLTLPSSLQMQTLPLKWWELVGCIVRTSTKQVKQAIDYKKIGGYSAALVAIYMMFISAGLTWQENRLQVRVKQLQAEASALFDKQQALDHKAETIQTYRDLYKRLPSASMILHTLSTQLADDAILDNIQQSGSLLQIRGTSPSAVDVISKLSGRPEWAEVKFDRSIQSNNKGGETFTISLVYQPKATQVTSEKTTQSMQQEVNNEK; this is encoded by the coding sequence GTGAAAGCATTATCAAAGATGTTTACAAGACCGCGACAGCTAAAAGGTGAAAACAGTAAAAATAGCAAGTTCCTTTCAGCAAGCCAGCGTATACGGGTATTACCTAAACAGCAGTACACTGAGTTTCAGCGTTCTTATAAAGCAGCTTTGACTGATTTACCTAAGTTGATTCGTAATGAACTAAAAGTGCTAGCTAGTTCAGGTTCTAAAGCTATTTGGAAAGTTCAGTCGAATGAAAATGGTCGGTATCAAGTGCTATATGCACTGTTACCCGCAAAAGTGATAGCTGATATACCCAACGGCTGGCATATTCTTATTCCTGAAACTTGGCTGCTTTATCGTTTGTTGGTAAAGAAAAAGCTCTATAAAGTTCAGGCTAAAACTCCGTATTGGGCATGGTTAGCCGACTCTAATCAATTGCATTTAACACCTATTCAGGGGTTAATGGTTAACCAAAGTTACTTTTTAGATGCGTTAGGTGAAAATAGCAAAGGTATAAATCCTGAACTGCTAACTTTGCCAAGCAGTTTACAAATGCAAACTTTACCGCTTAAATGGTGGGAATTGGTTGGTTGTATAGTTCGTACTTCTACTAAGCAAGTAAAACAAGCTATAGACTATAAAAAAATCGGTGGTTACTCAGCTGCTTTAGTTGCTATTTATATGATGTTTATATCGGCAGGGTTAACTTGGCAAGAAAATCGGCTGCAAGTGCGAGTTAAACAATTACAAGCTGAAGCCAGCGCTTTATTTGATAAACAGCAAGCGTTAGATCACAAAGCAGAAACAATACAAACATATCGCGATCTTTATAAACGGCTACCATCAGCAAGTATGATTTTACATACACTAAGCACTCAGCTAGCTGATGATGCAATATTAGATAATATTCAACAAAGCGGTTCTTTATTGCAAATTCGTGGCACTTCACCATCGGCGGTAGATGTTATTAGTAAGTTGAGTGGTAGGCCTGAATGGGCAGAAGTAAAGTTTGACCGCAGTATACAAAGCAATAATAAAGGTGGTGAAACTTTTACTATTAGCTTAGTTTATCAGCCAAAGGCAACTCAAGTTACCTCGGAAAAAACAACACAGAGCATGCAGCAAGAGGTTAATAATGAAAAATAA
- a CDS encoding type II secretion system protein GspK — protein MARFFCSIKQQKGVALILVLMLAAVIATVVTVYQYKSKANIGLAQQAKNSLLARAAVESAKEELIYLLQTTPLWAERPNKARLAELELPEKFNFWGTPFTWNNAQVQIFDTASMVPVHPFEPRLWLNFLYRFNVENPDHVVAAIEDWIDADDFLHLNGAEKQDYASEGLPRNGLPQTTDELGLVKGLEKDWSRIGPYVTFMGSHVINYEFAPDALLPVLLGDYRAEQFMKMRNGEENISSDDLMVERSEDMMVYLSRRLKVSIDITIEDAAYRQSFVVIKANSTKRISYVAEKQPGYIGTDFK, from the coding sequence ATGGCTAGATTTTTTTGCAGTATTAAGCAACAAAAAGGTGTGGCACTGATTTTAGTGCTAATGCTAGCAGCTGTTATTGCAACTGTAGTGACTGTGTATCAGTATAAAAGTAAAGCTAATATTGGGTTAGCTCAACAAGCAAAAAACAGCCTGTTAGCAAGGGCTGCGGTTGAATCAGCTAAAGAAGAGCTGATATATCTTTTGCAAACAACGCCTTTATGGGCTGAACGTCCTAATAAGGCTCGCTTAGCTGAACTAGAGCTACCTGAAAAATTTAATTTTTGGGGTACTCCATTTACTTGGAATAACGCCCAAGTTCAAATTTTTGATACAGCATCAATGGTGCCGGTTCATCCTTTTGAGCCTAGATTATGGCTTAATTTTTTATATCGTTTTAATGTTGAAAACCCAGATCATGTTGTAGCAGCAATTGAAGACTGGATTGATGCAGATGACTTTTTACATCTGAATGGCGCAGAAAAGCAAGATTACGCTTCTGAAGGGTTGCCAAGGAATGGTTTACCACAAACCACAGATGAATTAGGGCTAGTAAAAGGCTTAGAGAAAGACTGGTCGCGTATTGGTCCCTATGTTACTTTTATGGGGAGTCATGTGATAAACTACGAGTTTGCACCAGACGCCTTGTTACCAGTACTGCTTGGCGATTATCGAGCAGAGCAGTTTATGAAAATGCGTAATGGTGAAGAAAATATAAGTAGTGATGATTTGATGGTTGAGCGCTCAGAAGACATGATGGTGTATTTAAGTCGAAGATTAAAAGTCAGTATTGATATTACCATTGAAGATGCGGCATATAGGCAATCTTTTGTTGTAATTAAAGCTAACAGCACCAAGCGGATAAGCTATGTTGCAGAAAAACAACCCGGTTATATAGGAACCGACTTCAAGTGA
- a CDS encoding prepilin-type N-terminal cleavage/methylation domain-containing protein, with amino-acid sequence MANQRGLTLLEMLIATLILTAVLSLASGAYSFYVVGFNKSQNRVKQQMQQAKAGLAWQEQLSAAFNYAVPVEPHVVKTWFKGDKDNVSWVTTTSMQEQGKTAVAWLGVIDEVLTYCERLIIQKLLINPEFNPEKLCETYKKPIKPVKNIRLEYYSWPSARDRLNAMSDSYQGIVAHNPAWFNSVDGFDTELLPLFIKLSIDAEQESEQEPEIVWVRLENADMQRVNIFMSRTDG; translated from the coding sequence ATGGCAAATCAGCGTGGATTAACTTTATTAGAAATGCTCATAGCCACCCTAATACTGACGGCAGTTTTGTCATTAGCCAGCGGTGCTTATTCATTTTATGTGGTGGGGTTTAATAAGTCGCAGAATCGTGTTAAACAACAAATGCAACAGGCTAAAGCTGGCTTAGCTTGGCAAGAGCAACTTTCGGCTGCATTTAATTATGCGGTGCCAGTAGAACCACATGTTGTTAAAACATGGTTTAAAGGTGACAAGGATAATGTATCGTGGGTGACAACAACAAGCATGCAAGAGCAAGGTAAAACAGCAGTAGCTTGGTTAGGTGTCATTGATGAAGTGCTAACTTACTGTGAGCGTTTAATTATACAGAAGTTATTAATAAATCCTGAATTCAACCCTGAAAAACTTTGTGAAACGTATAAGAAACCAATTAAACCAGTTAAAAATATACGTCTTGAATATTATAGTTGGCCTTCAGCACGAGATAGACTAAATGCAATGTCTGACTCTTACCAAGGTATTGTTGCGCATAACCCTGCTTGGTTTAACTCTGTGGATGGTTTTGATACAGAATTACTACCGCTATTTATTAAGTTGAGTATCGATGCAGAGCAAGAGTCAGAGCAAGAGCCTGAAATAGTGTGGGTTCGACTTGAAAACGCAGATATGCAGCGTGTTAATATTTTTATGAGTAGAACTGATGGCTAG
- a CDS encoding prepilin-type N-terminal cleavage/methylation domain-containing protein, producing the protein MKKHYGLTLIEVLIASIILFMTLGLVAVVFQQNFATQLQSVKYINSLADYNTIQANIRYELEQKKVKGDITTVNNKYSWKAEVISAAPEIRGFSPETGAKETGAGFLVLYNITISSESAITYDFRQTIWQISVD; encoded by the coding sequence ATGAAAAAGCATTATGGTCTTACCCTGATTGAAGTGCTTATAGCATCAATCATTTTGTTTATGACTTTAGGTTTAGTTGCTGTAGTATTTCAGCAAAATTTTGCTACTCAACTGCAATCAGTAAAATATATAAATAGCTTAGCGGACTATAACACTATACAAGCAAATATTCGTTATGAGCTAGAGCAGAAAAAAGTTAAAGGTGATATTACAACCGTAAACAATAAATATAGCTGGAAAGCAGAAGTTATAAGTGCTGCGCCGGAAATAAGGGGCTTTAGTCCCGAGACAGGAGCTAAGGAAACAGGAGCGGGTTTTTTAGTGCTTTATAACATCACTATTTCTAGTGAGTCTGCAATTACCTACGACTTTAGGCAAACAATATGGCAAATCAGCGTGGATTAA
- a CDS encoding type II secretion system protein produces the protein MFRFNSRGFTLIELLIVMVLMALSLSIVLPLTVKQVESAKHRSERQLSALFIEQMQNSSFFLSRPVKISVNGKSIKAKSKQFEQELTLQYTSFAEKTLSVSPDGIVDPISLEAYINGQAWQLVIDDEKALWSYPD, from the coding sequence ATGTTCCGTTTTAATTCTCGAGGGTTTACATTAATAGAGCTACTGATTGTTATGGTACTTATGGCCCTTAGCTTAAGTATTGTGCTTCCGCTGACTGTGAAGCAAGTAGAGTCAGCAAAGCATAGATCAGAGCGTCAATTGAGTGCGCTTTTTATTGAACAAATGCAAAATAGCAGTTTCTTTTTATCTCGGCCTGTAAAGATAAGCGTTAATGGCAAAAGCATTAAGGCCAAAAGTAAGCAGTTTGAACAGGAATTAACACTTCAATATACCTCTTTTGCCGAAAAAACACTTTCGGTATCACCCGACGGGATTGTAGATCCTATTTCTTTAGAGGCGTATATAAACGGCCAAGCATGGCAATTGGTGATAGATGATGAAAAAGCATTATGGTCTTACCCTGATTGA
- a CDS encoding type II secretion system F family protein produces MLSWEFEAIDGQGSRVKGRVRAATETDALGLVIARQLSPLQVKQLKPDAGLFNSISAGDLEQITVELSLLLRNGVQLDRALDMMSQANPNPVAAEMLGSMTEQVRGGNPLHTAFAQFPRYFNTLYCEMVRIGEESGQLAVTLERLGHNQKFQNDLKGKVNQAMIYPGFIFAVCLVSLFAIFNFIVPSMEGLFANMKDIPAYTAFLLDSSAWMQDNQFTLLIAIVGFVFFIAISWRKPWFQSFLSAALRNTPLIKNGLLLSERIRFISAMQLMLQSGLPLAQALGFSVAIANDNKIQGQLKRVRDEVSQGKMLSDSLAATDILEPVMLSLVKVGEEGGNLDVVFGEMSERARWRFEQWAMKLTSMLEPLLIIVMGGLVGSVVVTMLLSIVSTSDVPF; encoded by the coding sequence ATGTTAAGCTGGGAATTTGAAGCGATAGATGGCCAAGGCTCGCGGGTAAAAGGCCGAGTTCGTGCGGCTACTGAAACCGATGCTTTAGGTTTGGTTATTGCAAGGCAATTATCGCCTTTACAGGTTAAGCAGTTAAAGCCGGATGCTGGGCTATTTAATAGTATATCTGCGGGTGATTTAGAGCAAATTACTGTAGAGCTGTCTTTGTTACTTCGCAATGGCGTTCAGCTAGATCGCGCTTTAGATATGATGTCGCAAGCTAACCCAAATCCGGTTGCGGCTGAAATGCTAGGCTCGATGACAGAGCAGGTAAGAGGCGGTAATCCTTTACATACTGCCTTTGCTCAATTCCCACGTTATTTTAATACCTTATATTGTGAAATGGTTCGTATTGGTGAAGAGTCTGGTCAGTTAGCGGTTACACTAGAGCGGCTAGGTCATAACCAAAAATTTCAAAATGATTTAAAAGGTAAAGTGAACCAAGCCATGATTTATCCTGGTTTTATTTTTGCGGTTTGCTTAGTGTCATTGTTTGCTATTTTTAACTTTATTGTGCCGAGTATGGAAGGTCTATTTGCCAATATGAAAGATATTCCGGCCTATACCGCCTTTTTATTAGACAGTAGCGCTTGGATGCAAGATAACCAGTTTACCTTACTTATTGCTATTGTCGGGTTTGTATTTTTTATTGCCATATCTTGGCGCAAACCTTGGTTTCAAAGTTTTTTATCTGCAGCGTTAAGAAATACGCCTTTAATAAAAAATGGTTTATTGCTAAGTGAGCGTATTCGTTTTATTTCTGCCATGCAGTTAATGTTGCAAAGCGGTTTACCTTTAGCTCAAGCATTGGGTTTTTCGGTGGCTATTGCTAATGATAATAAAATTCAAGGCCAGTTAAAGCGAGTAAGAGATGAAGTGTCGCAAGGTAAAATGCTATCAGACTCTTTAGCCGCAACGGATATTTTAGAGCCGGTAATGTTGTCGCTAGTGAAAGTAGGCGAAGAGGGCGGCAATTTAGATGTGGTTTTTGGTGAGATGAGCGAAAGAGCGCGTTGGCGTTTTGAGCAATGGGCAATGAAACTGACTAGTATGTTAGAGCCCTTACTGATTATTGTTATGGGTGGTCTGGTAGGTTCTGTGGTGGTTACCATGCTGCTAAGTATCGTTTCGACATCAGATGTTCCGTTTTAA
- a CDS encoding GspE/PulE family protein produces the protein MPTLSTVNGAVKANNDGRPLGIAEHILKLALVTELQLQRALDYQKQLGGRIEHILVNLGILQKDELADIYASYLKLPVFESLAEHSELDIEFLNTFDLDASFKAGALPFLMADDQLHLAVIDPFVLEVYNLWPESIYNLSIHLCKQSQLDALRAQLLAKKVSEQHQMQDTGSELERLRELAYGAPTVNLVNSLIVRGIKMRASDMHIEPLSGRYRVRYRVDGILHQSDTIPLDLQLGVVSRIKILAGMDIAERRKPQDGKIETSVAGKELDIRVSSLPLGEGESMVMRFLLKESVNFSLEAVGYEDDLIELINQDLKRTTGVILMTGPTGSGKTTSLYSFLAKLNQPSVKIITLEDPIEYQLEGINQVQVNTDIGFDFSRGLRSIVRQDPDIIMVGEIRDQETARIAMQSSLTGHLVFSTVHTNDAPTTFTRLIDLGVEEFLLNASVISIMAQRLVRTICTHCKTTDENEALIIKHPDLQQMLAGFSATPDICVGKGCERCGGTGYLGRVAILEYLPNDYEIQSMPKDHNFLKSVREYRERKGLRTLKQDGLLKVLRGITTFDEVMRVAG, from the coding sequence ATGCCGACATTATCAACCGTTAATGGTGCCGTTAAGGCTAACAATGATGGACGGCCACTTGGTATAGCCGAACATATTTTAAAGTTAGCGTTAGTAACTGAGCTGCAATTACAGCGGGCTTTAGATTACCAAAAGCAACTTGGCGGTAGAATAGAGCATATTTTAGTTAACTTGGGTATTTTACAAAAAGACGAGTTAGCCGATATTTATGCGTCTTACCTTAAGCTTCCGGTGTTTGAGTCTTTAGCTGAACACTCTGAGCTGGATATCGAATTTTTAAATACCTTTGATCTAGACGCTAGCTTTAAAGCTGGCGCTTTACCTTTTTTAATGGCCGATGATCAACTACATTTAGCGGTGATTGATCCTTTTGTATTAGAGGTTTATAACCTTTGGCCAGAGTCTATCTACAATTTATCTATTCATTTATGTAAACAATCGCAGCTAGATGCCTTGCGTGCTCAGCTTTTGGCAAAAAAAGTGTCAGAGCAGCATCAAATGCAAGATACTGGCTCAGAGCTAGAGCGGTTACGGGAGTTAGCCTATGGTGCGCCTACGGTTAATTTAGTGAACAGCTTAATTGTTCGTGGTATAAAAATGCGTGCCTCAGATATGCATATTGAGCCATTAAGTGGCCGCTATCGGGTGCGTTATCGGGTTGATGGTATCTTACATCAAAGTGATACTATTCCTTTAGATTTACAGCTTGGTGTCGTGTCGCGGATTAAAATTTTAGCGGGTATGGATATTGCCGAGCGCAGAAAGCCACAAGATGGCAAAATAGAAACCAGTGTTGCTGGTAAAGAGCTTGATATCCGGGTGTCGTCGTTACCGCTAGGTGAAGGCGAAAGTATGGTAATGCGTTTCTTGTTAAAAGAGTCGGTTAACTTTTCTTTAGAAGCTGTTGGCTATGAAGATGACTTAATTGAGCTGATAAACCAAGATTTAAAACGGACCACCGGCGTTATATTAATGACAGGCCCAACGGGCTCGGGTAAAACCACCAGTTTATATTCGTTTTTAGCTAAGCTAAACCAGCCTTCGGTAAAGATTATTACTCTAGAAGATCCTATAGAGTATCAGTTAGAAGGCATTAATCAGGTTCAAGTGAATACCGATATTGGCTTTGATTTTTCACGCGGCTTAAGAAGCATTGTCCGTCAAGATCCCGATATTATTATGGTGGGTGAAATACGTGACCAAGAAACTGCGCGTATTGCTATGCAGTCATCGTTAACTGGGCACTTAGTGTTTAGTACTGTGCATACTAATGATGCACCTACAACCTTTACCCGTCTTATTGATTTGGGTGTAGAAGAATTTTTATTAAATGCCTCGGTTATTTCTATTATGGCCCAGCGATTAGTGCGAACTATTTGTACTCACTGTAAAACAACAGATGAAAACGAAGCATTAATTATTAAGCATCCAGACTTACAACAGATGCTAGCGGGTTTCTCTGCTACGCCTGATATATGCGTAGGTAAAGGCTGTGAGCGTTGTGGTGGTACTGGGTATTTAGGTCGTGTTGCTATTTTAGAGTATCTGCCTAATGACTATGAAATTCAGTCTATGCCTAAAGATCATAACTTTCTTAAATCTGTGCGTGAATATCGTGAGCGCAAAGGCTTAAGAACCTTAAAGCAAGATGGTTTATTAAAGGTGTTGCGCGGCATTACCACCTTTGATGAAGTGATGCGAGTAGCCGGTTAA
- the gspG gene encoding type II secretion system major pseudopilin GspG gives MRISARNKKGFTLIELLIVMVILGLLASLVAPTMFSKVDSSKRNTAVAQMQMLATSLDAFRLDVGRYPERLDELLGSDKRGWDGPYLPREVPLDPWGAPYVYRFPGQSGAYDLLSLGADGREGGEEDNADIINR, from the coding sequence GTGCGCATATCTGCACGAAATAAAAAAGGTTTTACGCTAATTGAACTACTAATCGTTATGGTTATTTTAGGTCTTCTAGCCTCCTTAGTTGCGCCAACGATGTTTTCGAAAGTTGATTCTTCCAAGCGTAATACAGCTGTAGCACAAATGCAGATGCTAGCTACGTCTTTAGATGCATTTAGACTAGATGTAGGCAGGTATCCTGAACGTTTAGATGAGCTACTTGGATCTGATAAACGTGGTTGGGATGGTCCTTATTTACCTCGTGAAGTGCCTTTAGACCCTTGGGGCGCTCCTTATGTATATCGTTTTCCTGGGCAAAGTGGTGCATACGACTTATTAAGCTTAGGTGCAGATGGCCGCGAGGGTGGTGAGGAAGACAATGCCGACATTATCAACCGTTAA
- a CDS encoding polysaccharide pyruvyl transferase family protein — translation MKYLITGNHACANRGDAAILRGLLHYLDSQEDSDYILNSRHPDSANFFLNKTVVPDALYLYRKTHNNRLRQKLYWRILPYYLALLMWIFKDKPQAIAPYLPTFMRQQVKQLQSVDAVIQVGGSFFIDLYGNGQFDHAICAIAAGKPLYLAGHSIGPFTGKLYQQFCHFVYRHCHWCGLREHVSAQAAEQANICLNNLVLGADTAWLVPGAKLLANQATVEKSNTIAITVRSVQPFSSRLNIQQHQYEAAMAKLVDQLSAMHYKVVFYSTCTGIDSYANDDRMVAWRIRSLCQARTLPEVEMAELNDVELGLALAKCTLTIATRLHSAIISMNFATPAIAINYEHKSAGIYADMGLSHYAFSMQSLQDGRLLKAITSALSNSNLSAEFTSAVQKQRLAAEQFISAMLKHSKEKV, via the coding sequence GTGAAATATCTGATTACTGGCAATCATGCCTGCGCTAACAGAGGTGATGCAGCAATACTTCGCGGCTTATTGCATTATCTGGATAGCCAAGAAGATAGCGACTATATCCTAAACAGCCGTCATCCTGATAGCGCTAATTTTTTTCTGAATAAAACCGTCGTACCAGACGCCTTATATCTGTATAGAAAAACACATAACAATCGTCTCCGGCAAAAGCTGTACTGGCGTATACTGCCCTATTATTTAGCGTTATTAATGTGGATTTTTAAAGACAAGCCGCAAGCCATAGCGCCCTACTTGCCAACGTTTATGCGCCAGCAAGTTAAGCAACTGCAATCTGTCGATGCCGTTATTCAGGTTGGCGGCTCATTTTTCATCGACTTATACGGCAACGGCCAATTTGATCACGCCATTTGCGCTATCGCCGCAGGCAAGCCGCTTTATTTAGCAGGCCATAGCATAGGCCCTTTTACAGGTAAGTTATATCAGCAATTTTGCCATTTTGTTTATCGCCATTGCCATTGGTGTGGTTTGCGTGAGCATGTTAGCGCGCAAGCAGCAGAGCAAGCGAATATCTGCCTAAATAACTTAGTACTAGGCGCAGATACCGCTTGGCTAGTCCCTGGCGCTAAATTACTGGCTAATCAAGCAACAGTCGAAAAAAGCAATACTATTGCCATCACGGTGCGCTCAGTGCAACCGTTCTCTAGCAGGCTTAATATACAACAACACCAATACGAAGCCGCCATGGCCAAACTGGTTGATCAGCTTAGCGCTATGCACTATAAAGTGGTGTTTTACTCTACTTGTACCGGCATCGACAGCTACGCCAATGACGATCGCATGGTAGCATGGCGTATTCGCAGCTTATGCCAAGCTCGCACTTTACCTGAAGTCGAAATGGCCGAGCTAAACGACGTTGAATTAGGCCTCGCCTTAGCTAAATGCACACTAACAATAGCTACTCGCTTACACAGCGCTATAATCTCAATGAATTTCGCCACACCCGCCATCGCCATTAATTATGAACATAAATCAGCGGGGATCTATGCAGATATGGGATTAAGCCACTACGCTTTTAGTATGCAATCATTGCAAGATGGCCGTTTGCTTAAGGCAATTACTAGCGCGTTAAGCAATAGCAACCTTAGTGCAGAATTTACCTCAGCAGTTCAAAAACAACGCCTAGCCGCAGAGCAATTTATTAGCGCCATGCTAAAACACAGCAAGGAAAAGGTGTAA